One Oryza sativa Japonica Group chromosome 8, ASM3414082v1 DNA window includes the following coding sequences:
- the LOC4344999 gene encoding germin-like protein 8-12 isoform 1 precursor (isoform 1 precursor is encoded by transcript variant 1), with product MASSSLFLLGALLVLASWQAIVAYDPSPLQDFCVADMNSPVRVNGFACKNPMDVSSEDFFNAAKFDMPRNTFNKLGSNVTNLNVMEFPGLNTLGISLARIDYAPMGVNPPHIHPRATELLTVLEGTLYVGFVTSNPNKLFSKVVCKGDVFVFPKAMIHFQMNLDHDKPAVAQSALSSQNPGVITIASAVFGSQPPISDDVLTKAFQVEKKLIDWLQSQFWENNY from the exons ATGGCCTCCTCTTCCTTATTTCTCCTGGGTGCTCTTCTTGTGCTGGCCTCATGGCAGGCCATCGTCGCCTATGATCCTAGCCCGCTCCAAGATTTCTGCGTTGCAGACATGAACTCACCTG TGCGAGTGAATGGATTTGCTTGCAAGAATCCAATGGATGTGAGCTCGGAAGACTTCTTCAATGCAGCCAAGTTTGATATGCCAAGGAATACTTTTAACAAGCTCGGGTCCAACGTCACCAACCTCAACGTCATGGAGTTTCCGGGTCTCAATACCCTTGGCATCTCACTAGCTCGTATCGACTACGCGCCAATGGGTGTGAACCCACCACACATACATCCCCGTGCTACTGAGCTCCTTACCGTGCTTGAGGGAACACTCTATGTTGGTTTTGTCACGTCCAACCCAAACAAGCTCTTCTCTAAGGTGGTTTGTAAGGGTGACGTGTTTGTGTTCCCTAAGGCAATGATTCACTTCCAAATGAACCTAGATCATGACAAGCCAGCAGTTGCCCAATCAGCACTCAGTAGCCAAAACCCTGGAGTTATTACTATTGCAAGCGCGGTGTTTGGCTCACAGCCACCGATCTCCGATGATGTTCTGACCAAGGCGTTTCAGGTGGAAAAGAAGCTAATTGATTGGCTCCAATCTCAGTTCTGGGAGAACAACTACTGA
- the LOC4344999 gene encoding germin-like protein 8-12 isoform 2 precursor (isoform 2 precursor is encoded by transcript variant 2), giving the protein MASSSLFLLGALLVLASWQAIVAYDPSPLQDFCVADMNSPGVLRVNGFACKNPMDVSSEDFFNAAKFDMPRNTFNKLGSNVTNLNVMEFPGLNTLGISLARIDYAPMGVNPPHIHPRATELLTVLEGTLYVGFVTSNPNKLFSKVVCKGDVFVFPKAMIHFQMNLDHDKPAVAQSALSSQNPGVITIASAVFGSQPPISDDVLTKAFQVEKKLIDWLQSQFWENNY; this is encoded by the exons ATGGCCTCCTCTTCCTTATTTCTCCTGGGTGCTCTTCTTGTGCTGGCCTCATGGCAGGCCATCGTCGCCTATGATCCTAGCCCGCTCCAAGATTTCTGCGTTGCAGACATGAACTCACCTGGTGTGT TGCGAGTGAATGGATTTGCTTGCAAGAATCCAATGGATGTGAGCTCGGAAGACTTCTTCAATGCAGCCAAGTTTGATATGCCAAGGAATACTTTTAACAAGCTCGGGTCCAACGTCACCAACCTCAACGTCATGGAGTTTCCGGGTCTCAATACCCTTGGCATCTCACTAGCTCGTATCGACTACGCGCCAATGGGTGTGAACCCACCACACATACATCCCCGTGCTACTGAGCTCCTTACCGTGCTTGAGGGAACACTCTATGTTGGTTTTGTCACGTCCAACCCAAACAAGCTCTTCTCTAAGGTGGTTTGTAAGGGTGACGTGTTTGTGTTCCCTAAGGCAATGATTCACTTCCAAATGAACCTAGATCATGACAAGCCAGCAGTTGCCCAATCAGCACTCAGTAGCCAAAACCCTGGAGTTATTACTATTGCAAGCGCGGTGTTTGGCTCACAGCCACCGATCTCCGATGATGTTCTGACCAAGGCGTTTCAGGTGGAAAAGAAGCTAATTGATTGGCTCCAATCTCAGTTCTGGGAGAACAACTACTGA